Genomic segment of Andrena cerasifolii isolate SP2316 chromosome 16, iyAndCera1_principal, whole genome shotgun sequence:
AAAAAGTAATCTGCTAAGGCATCTAAGGACATTGCATGACAAGTACGTACATCCCAGCTTATACGGGAGCAACGGTAACACGAATGCTTAAACCCATTATGATTTCACAACTGTACATGtctctttcgtttctttctctTGTTGGTAATCTCATTTGCAAAGTGAACGTCACGCAACATCCTATACATATGTGTTTTAAATTCATGCTCACAGACTGAAGGAATAATGGATGCATCGATGATCCTGGCATAAGCCAGTCAAATTGGTCCAAAAAAAAAGTTAGACGATATCGAAGAGCGCGTGGCATCTTCTTTGAAAATGAGCAAGTATTAAACGCTTACGTAAGCTTTTTTAAACATTGAACGGGTAACTTCAGTATTCTTCttctgtttttgtttttttttttgtgttaaattcaGTTATTGTATGTATTAATATCGATTTATTACGTGTAAGAGTGATTTTAAATTCGAAGCTTTTCCGTTGAAAACACAAAAGCAATATGAGGGCTTTAAAACCAAAGAGGCTGATTACTATTGCCAAAGtgtcttgttttgttgcgaCCTTAATTCGTTTCTTGAATATAGAAGAAAAtatgaaaagtatttattttgatTAGAGATTTGATTTAAGCGTGTATGACTAAGAAACGACGATATACAGGTCTTCGCAGTATGTGCGTGTAAAATAATTCATAGTATAAATCAACATCTAttgattaatatttaattacttaGTAACGATACGAGATCCAAATTGTGTAAGATTTAACTGTATACTTCTAGGCTATTCCATCCATGGTAGCCCTCTTATTCCCTCAGCTCGTAAGctaattatgtatttttatattaaactagCTTATACACAAGAAAGGTATAAGAAATAAGATATTTAaactaagtaaaaaaaaaatttaaacttcaaTTAGGCTAGGACGTAAGGGTAACACGTAATTCAAAATTTATCAAATGTTTTGGAAATATATTGAGTTCTTcttacttataaaaaaaaacgcaatATTATCAAAATATTGTCACAGTTTATGAAACGGTAACAATATGAATCTTACGAGAATGACACCACATTACCATGTTAATCATGATCGTGTCACTCTACTATGAATCTTAGTGTCAATTCTGCGTTGCGCTAACACTGTGACGAGCCAAATGacttttaaatgtaaaatttaaatatattaccttcaaagtatttttaattatcCTTAATCGTTCCTGAACAATGAATATCAAAATATACCTCTTCTTATATACGTGTAGCGTTATCATTCCGATTCGCGTGAAATTTTGAACATGCTTAATCTCTAATACCGCCATAAATACAAGAGCAATAGAATCGCGACGTCTGTACGAAATCAACCGATGCTATGATACGCTTCATTAAGGACGTTGCGGCTTCTGTTTCAATGTTCGTAGGAATCTTAATTCTCTTCGTCGTCATCAATTTTCGGTGCCAGGTAGTATCTAATATGCCCGATATCCCCGATTTTGTATTCGCATACTAAAGGCACGTCATTAGACATCGATAGCTGTACTTGCGCACAGAGGGGCCCAGCTTTTATGAAACAATTAAGGTAGCGGCACGAGAATGTTAATTTCACCGGTTCTTGCATATTGACAACTACTGCTTCGTCTTCATTCTCTGCGTCCGCTGTCTGTGCTAACTTGATAGtagctgaaaaaaaaacaatgttaATTGTATAGATATACTTTTACATTTTGCATTATATACTTTTGGTAATTCATTCGCGTTTCAATGAGTTCAACTATAGAAAcgtatacagtggcgtgcaaaagtattcggccaccctttaaaatcgcataacttttttaaaattaatccaaatgacttgagtttttttttaagaagctagaagaattagtttgttatgtgacgtgattcgtggttttgaaaaaattcacttagtcggaatagcgaaaaaaatagtaaaagtcgtgTTTTCacctttttttatgagcctgtaatgaaaattcaaaaaacccgtttgtaggtttaagttatatacatgcctaaaatttcatcaaaatcagttaatgttgctctgagctataaacgcttaaaaatcgcagaataatttcgaaaatcgctggtttcgggaatttcgcgattttttttaaaacaacgaATTACGTTgaatagcaaactaatcctagcttttcaaaaaaactgaagtcgtttggattaattttaaaaaagttatgcgattttaaaggatggccgaatacttttgcacaccACTGTATTTCCtttgaatatgaaaatataaacaGTCGTGACCCTGAATACAAGTGTGACCTCGTGTTTATAGCAGGAAGGTCAAGAACAGGTAAACACTATCCGCAACATTACTTAATTTCAGTCAGTCAATATACAACTTCTGTACTCGAAGAACCTTTACTAGAAGATGTTACGTGCACAAAGTAGATACTATACGCTGAATGTAAGtacatatattaattaatataagaaactaaCGTACCTTGTCCATAATCTCCTGAAGCACTGAACTTTATACCCTCCTTAGAACATGCGAACGTTATCGATTCCCCAAATTGACTCAAATCCCTACATATACGGGAGAACTCTTGGGACGGCATTTTTACAATACACGAATACGAGGTTTCCTGCAACAGTCGGTACATCCCATAATTGTATCGGAACTAATCAAGATACATTCCATAAACGTGCAATGCTACAGCATATAGAAAAGTAATCTTACAGGAATACCGAGGTGTTCCTGATCCATATTTATAAGTTTCATTTCATATTCTGCGAGTTTCTCTTTGTTGGGCGATTCGAATATGAATACAATATTCTCTGGGTTATCCAACGCCCGTAACGTCACAGTGTCTTCTGAGCCAGCGCATCGTAGAATTTTGGACATACTAAAAAATGTTTCCACGTGATAATTTAATAATCGAAATTGACTGGATATACTAGCTATAAGACAGGGAATAAATCAGAGACACTTTATTCGTGTTGAAACGaaaaattacaaacattttTCTCTTCAGAGATGTTTGTGCTCTTTGTTCTATCACAAGGGAATACATAACCTTGGTGAAATTTTGTATGGGATCTTACCATGCGACACTCATCCCCATTGATAGATTTCTATCGCATCTGTATTTGTCAAAGCCGTCGCTTCTGAGATTCAGGGAGACCAAAGAGACGTGAGCATTGTCCATAGCTTGGACTTGTATACCTGAGTCGGAACATTCGAACGTGGCTTCGGTTAAAAGGTCCTTTATCGCGTCTAACACTTTCTTCAGGATCGCACTCTGTACCAAACGTGCCTCGAACATTTTTGCGACTCACTTTCCTCGGCTATAAattcgtaaaactgatatggagcAACAAGTACCGTCAGTTGAAAGAATTGTTGAGACCGGCAGCGTTACGCGCGCTTTCCTACCGCCGAAACGTCTCGGAAGTAGATGGCACTCGGAGCGTACCGGAAACGCGTTCAATTTTCAAATCGAACGATACCGATCGTTCGTTAAATCCCCCGCTATTCTAACTGCACTGCGATAGTTCAGAATTTGCACGTTTGGTTCGAATGTATTCGtgataaaagaaacatttttaccaTAATAATGTAAAttgcaatttgttttttatttgacAATAGAAAAACATCTTTTCCAATCTTTGCGAAAACCTTTATCCGGCAATGCATGTCGTTCTTTCAAATGTAGTTATTAGTTTCTAATGTTGGAAGGTAGTTTGAAAAGAAGAAATCGATACGAACGTATAAAGTTCTCTATAAAAGGAATTTTAACAAATTGTGTATCCATTCTAGTGAAAATAATTAGCGGAGAAATTGAATAACTGCGCGTGACTTAAGTCGATTGTAactaaaaatacgaaaaataaCTTTAATTATATTCACAATTTGCTTATAGAAAGGGTCCCGTGTAAGCGTAGAAATTTATCAGGTAAAAACATATGGGATACAAAAGTATTTAAATACGACTGAATCGCTATCATACTTAAATAAATGCAGTCTCACTCGTTACAGTTTAGAACTAGGGATATTTACACATgtacgaaattaaatttcttaaaaatagaATACTAATCAATATCGGAGTGATACGCGCCTGTTACATgcattaaaaactgatatcaccAGCCGTGTTTTCTAATTCGCTGAACATCTGATCAAGATGCTAAAACAGAAATTGTTGCGAATTAGTTGTACTTCAGAAGACAAAAATTCATTCGATTCTCTGATGTAGATTATTAAGCGTATTTTACATACATCGGATGgttcgttattttttttaattccttcttGCTTGTCATTACAAGATAATCTTCCACTTTCATCGTCATTTTCCTCATCTTCATCTTCGTAATCGTCTTCATTATCATCATCGTCGTCCGAAtcgtcttcttcctcctcttcttcctcgtcatcgtcatcatcgtcgtcgtcatcgtcgtcgtccacaTCGTTATCTATATCTTCGTCGGATCGTATGTTACACGACATATCCATTTCTTCATAATCCTCCGGTTCTTCCTTGATCTCGGTAAGCATTATCGTTTCCGTGACCGTTTCCCTCTCAGTGGAGCAAGGTGGCGGTGCCTCCGATGCTGAAGGTATCTGAGGTGGTTGACCAGTCTAAAAAATGGACCAGCATAAATATCCCCCCCCCCTGTTGCTATTTcacataaaatatttcattaacatGCAGTATTCTACCCAtggttgttgctgttgttgctgggCAGATTTAGCTGACGCAATTGAAGTCGGCGCAGGGGAAGGAGTGGAAGAGGTTTGCGTGCTTTGCTCCTGAACCTGCGATACCACTATATTCTGCGTTTTATTGGAATTATCTTGCAACCTATTCTCTACGTCAGTTTCTAACTTCTTCTCAGCATTATTAGCCTTCTGTTCCTTCGTTACTTGTGAATTACTGTTCGGCTCCTCTTTAACTTTCTTAACGTTCGGTTTAGGTTCTCCGGGAAGACAAGTATTACCACGCTGCCTTCTAAACCTAACAATAATACTTCTGGTATCCCACATTAAATCATGCGCTTGTTTATAAGCAGATATCGATTCATCCACGCTATTATACCTGATAAAAGCATAGCTGCAAAACGAAATAGATATAGCACGTCAGAGTGATATAAATGACGTTAAAATATTAGGGATAATAATTAAAACTCACCGAGTATTTCTCATTTTCTGTGCATAGCCTACATCTACTCGAGCAGCTGTTGGAAACTTACTTTTTACTTCATTAACATTAACAGACTCTGGTAAATTTCCTATATATAACGTGTAGGGATCTATTTCTTCAGGCATTGGATTATCTTCATCCCTTAGGGACTTTCTTTCGACTTTTAAATGACCTACCCCAAAGGGTATTTTCTCCAGCTCCTTTATAGCCTCGTCGATATCAACGCTCTCTGCCATCTGTATAAAACAGTACCTAGGGCCACTAGGGCTTTGAAAGTGTATATTCTGTATACCAGGATGAAATTCTCTAACGATATCTTTATTCAGATCGGGATCTGGAAATTTGATTATTAAACTTTGGGCTTTTACTGTTTTATTGTATTCATTCTCAATTTTCAAAGCTCTTTCTGCATCTTCTCTATTCCAAGGTCGGCTAGGATAGCTCTGCGACATAGGTTTCCTCTGTTTGTTCTTTTTAACTACAACTTCCTCCTGAAATAATAATGTACAGTTAGCCGCGATACATAATTAAACAATCGGTAGAATTAAGTAAGGCTGTTGTTATGTTATCTTACCAAACCGATTTTAACATCCTGATCCGACGACTCTTCGCCATGTCGATTTGTCAACATACCAGGGGGAATAGGAGGTAAAGGATGATTAGGAAGGGGAACAGGCATATGATTCATAAGAGCATCGTTTGCAGCTGCAGTGTAATTATTTCTTTGCCATTCCAAGCCGAGGCTACTACTCAACGTTGCGCCAAAATATGCTGCTTGATCAAATTGACCCTGAGACTGCCCAAACTGTGCGAGCCTTCTATTTTTACGATGAAAGTTACTTCTTTGTACATATACATTGCTTCTATTGTGATTAAACCTTTCACGTCTCATATAATTACCTCTTAGAGGCATTTCTCTTTGATACGTGTTTGCGGTCATATCACGCGAAGTCGGGGGCGGTAATGGCGATGTTTGAGGCGTTATCCATTGCCATGCTGTGGGAGGGTGCGCCCATGCTTGAATTGGCGTAACTTGAGAAGGCACTGGTCCGAATACATGCGGGGGCGGTGGGACTCCGCTGGAAGGTGGAGGCATAGGAGGTAACGGCGGTTGTCCAGGTAAAGGTTGCGTGACAGTGGACGGggacgaagaagacgaagtGTAAGTGGGATAGGAACCTTCGTATCCAAAATTGATGCACTCTTGCTTAACGAAACATCGCTTTGTCTCTCCATTTTCTTCAGTTACCTGCGAAGTGAAAAATTATGAATTAAAATCGAGAAGATCTATTACTATTAACATCCTATTAGAAAACCACAATTCAGCATCGTTAGTTAAACGTTGCTAACGTTGAAATATCGCGACAGTATATTAAATACGCGAAAATACAAACTAACCTTCTTTAAAACTACCACTAACAGAGTAAATATACATTCATCGGTGATATTATTAAGGAAGCTgtgagaaatagagaaaataatatttaccgAACGTTTCATAATGAAGATAAAACCGTTGCTAGTCCTTAGAGAATAATTACGCTTTCCAATTTATAATGTAAATACATCATACAAGCAATGCAACAAGGGTGGTCTGTAAAATCTACTGGTTGTTACTGCTGCGAGCATCAGGGTTGCCAACCCCTATTTTAACCCCCATTGCACGTATTTTCTACTTTAAAGTAGAAAAATTAACGTCACCGATTGcaataattacggaaataatttatttctttatcctTTGATTGATATATCGTCGGTAGCCTGTTCACCTTAaagtatttttacaaattttattttatcatataAATGCGCATTTAAACAGAATGCAAACATAGAATATTGCGGTTATATtcgaaatatattaatatttataataattttctgaaaaatatacATCAAAACTTTAATACAAGGAAACAAGTTTAGAAAGCTTGCTCATGTGCGATTTCTTGTATTGCTCCGAAATTTCTTTCGAAAGGAACTTATTTATATACGATATAATTTAAAGTATTAAATTATGATAAATTAATTATCATAATTATGATATATCGAATCCACGAAACTATGCTGTCTGATATACAAGAATCAAGACTTTGAATGTGACACACATCGGCGCTGCTTTCTCCGGATGCACGAAACAAGAGAAAGTCGAGAATATGAGAACAAAACTGCATCGCGTAAATGTAAATGATAAACATGATAAGATAGGAAGTGAAACAAAAGTTACTGGTATCGTGATACCCGATAAAATGATATgttagttataaaaaaattcctgcATCGTTAAAATAACTCTGACCCGTGCATCGACAAGAGGAAACAGTAAAAAGATAGACATAGGATCGTTCGTTTCCAAAACCGCGCTTTCTTATTTGCTCTCCGCGTCATTATCGTGCTCGTTGATTATATCGCGGTGATACAATTAACGATCACCCCGTTCCTCGCCGATTCCCTTGTGAAGTTTTATAACTTTCGCGTGTGCGCCGACGTAATTTCACGTTTCTATCTTGAGGAAAGGAAATTTGGGTGGTGCTAAAATCTTGCCGTCAGATGCCCTTACTGTTAGTCCATTGAGCAAGCATATTGTGCGTGTAGTCGGTGTGACATGGCTACAAGTAATAACGAGGAAATCGAGGTATTTTTCGGCTAACATTTTTTATAATCTAACAGACACGATAAAATTAACGAAATCCTCCATTCAAATATAATCGCGGCTTGAGTGTCGGAAGAAAGCTTGCACGGTTCTTTCATCGAAACAGCGTGGTCGTTTCCGACACTCCTCACCCCTCCCATCTGTTCCCATGCATGGTGAAAACTGTCTAACGAGCTTAGAAAAGGCATATTATATTACTTGAGTAAAATAATTGAACATGGGCCGCGCGTTacgataaatatattatatgaaaTCCTATTGACATTGCTCCGTAAATATCGTGGACATCGAATCGTTGAAAATAATTAGAAACTATCGCGAATACAGATATGGATAGATACGTGTGCATGTTAAAAATCGTAGACGCGAAATTATGaatgttaatgttcgcaggaagTAGAACGGAAGGAGCAAGAGGTGTCGAACTTCGATGAATTTCCACCGGAGGTTTTAATTAAACATCCGCTTCAACATACGTGGACCCTTTGGTACTACGAGCCCGATAGAAATAAGTCATGGGAAGAAAGTCAACGGAAAATAACGAGCTTCGACACGGCGGAAGATTTCTGGAGGTAAAGTTTGCGGATACCTTGTTTGGGATCAGATAGTTGTTCTCTAGGGCTAATGAAATACGCTTCGTTAACAGTTTGTACAACCACATAAAGTATGCCTCCGAATTGAGGCAAGGTTGCGACTACAGCATGTTCAAGCAAGAAATTAGACCTATGTGGGAAGATGAAGCTAATAAAAATGGCGGAAGGTGGCTTATAAGCTTAGACAAGAAACAAAGATCTACTGATCTAGATCACTTTTGGTTAGAAACTCTTTTATGTATGATTGGCGAAGCCTTTAATGGATACTCCGACGATGTTTGCGGGGCAGTAGTAAATGTCAGGCCAAAAACAGATAAAATCGGTGTATGGACAGCAAATTTCAATAGCGTAGATAGTGTCATGGAAATTGGGTAAATATATGTTTCTAATGTAGAATTCTATGTACAATGTTTACAGGTTATCTAACTTCTCGATTGTGTGCTATTTACAGACGCAAATTGAGAGAGAgattaaaaatttcatcgaaagtcTCTATAGGATACCAAATACACAAAGACATCATGATCAAAGCGGGAAGTCAAACAAGGAATGCCTATGTTATTTAAAGAACTGTTTGTTATGTTAATGTCATCattattcattataaattaacAAGGTTGAATGTGCATAAATGATACGGGCGTTGAACAAAATCAGGGCAACTTACCGCTTCAAGCAATTTAAGCGAAAATTCACTgtaacatttttaaacattcttcATTGTAGCAAGTATTTTCttaatgaaatttattaaacgaaaactaataaatatgCACTGGAACAGATGTGTATTgcataaatatacaaatttgcATTAATGTAACAAGTAATTTAGGATTATATTGGGAAAGATACgcacaggctgctgtatttttcaGAGGATAATATAAATCGTACAGTTTTAACTGTTATTCAAATGTATGCGATTAAGCAACTTTCTTTATGTATGCCTTTCTCTAATGTGCATTATATCACTTATATGAACAACAAAAACTGCTGTAATGTATCTTTCAAACAACCTATAGAAACTAGGTTgcaatttttcagttttcaagtgAGACAGTATAGCAACTTACATTGTAAAAAAAGTGTAACAATATTTAATAGCGTTCTCACGATTGTTCAACAAACGGTTGTatttaagtttattttttttcttaaattgaaTTCCTCTTTCTGCATACCGCATTTCATTTTCAGGTTTCCTTAATGAACTAATCAGAAAtgttaaatgtattttttaataaacttctgGAAGTTATATTATTCGATCCTTGTGCGTATTATTAATTCTTCGACGAGCTCTTTAAGATCTCTGCGCCTTGCCTTCTCCAAAGCGTGCAGCAAATTTAGTTTCCAACTGTCGGTACTGTACTTGCATAAGCACAATTTCAAAGCCTACAAAATCGTCTGTGTTACGTCTAtgtaaagaattttatatagAATAAACCAGCTACATCTTACTTCATAACTTTGCTCCTTCAAATCGAACGGATATTTATTTTGAATGACATCGATTTGGTATTCGGGGATGTCTAAGAATCTAACTGTATCTCTCCAAGAACGTCCAATTCTTTCACTGATTTGCGACAGCACTGAAAAGTATATTTGTTAGTTTGGAAAATGACTAATAATATGTAGTATAAAGCAGAGTAAAGTAATGCTTACCGATTTGCTGCAGCATTGCTTCTTGAGTAGAATAAGTCATAGGACTTGTTACATGTCTGCGCGACCCTGGTTGACCTTCGGGTTTCAAATTTTGCACTTTTGGTTGTGGTGCACAATTTTTGTTATCTGTTTTACTATTATTTCCATGTTCTGTTGAAGATCCTGCAGGCACCGTTATAAAGATTAAAAGGTATTGAGTTTTAACGAATGGAAAATGATTATGTACATTAAACGACAGACTTACCGCTTTTATCTTCGTACATATTATGCAGTGGAGAATATTGAGTATTTTGGAGATGAAACTTATTATAATCTCGTATTTTATTCAATACAtcggaattatttaaaaatgtacttGAAATATAAGAAAGTGGTTCAACATTGCAAAAACTAAGAATATCACGTTTCTCTAAGACCTTCAATAATGCTCTTAAATCTTTAATCTGGCTCAGCTTGCGGTTTGAATCTATATAATGGGCATAGTACTCTTTAAGTATTCCCAAAATTCTTTCATCAATGCATGCTTGAGCAGCAGATAAGAACTCTTCACACAAGCAGGTATACCTGACTACAATAGTTGCCATGATGATTTAATTAAATACACAGCTTGGGTCGACGGGATTTCCCTGTTTTTGTATGAGCACTTTGGTCAATGCCTAAGACCCTTTCAGTCTAATCTAAAAGTGTAGAAAAGtccttttaataattttttacgtatatcgagatatataaaaatgttggTGATAAATAACGCACAACGAAATTAACACCTGCTtatttaaattgtaataaaCTGATTTACAGTAGCCCCAATGGTAGTGACCAGTAGTGACTGAGATTTTAAAGTTCTGCCTTGCACAGTTGGCAAATGTAAATGTACGTCTCTTATGTATTTGGCCTGcatattttatagaaaataGAAATGTAAATCTTATTCAATCCGCTTGCCTGCACTTTAAACCGTTCACTTACTTcttaaatgattttaaataaatatcgatAAGTTTCATCGATGCGTGTCGATTCAAGTACTTGTCACTCACTCTTGTCAGATTTGTATCCAACTCAAGGCGCATTTTCATGAACAGTTCGTTCGATATAGGAATTTTAATATTGCACAAGTTGACATGctcatatttatatttacatggTGCTCCTTGCACGATTCTTCGAACTTATTTTTATAGCGAATTCGATTTCCTTGCACTAACTCTGTGCTGGTGCCAGAAATTATCGAACATTCGACAACCTATTTCCCGGGACGTCatttggcgctggcgtcgccaCTGgcgttgccgcgatttggagcaaaagcagaagtagcagagaaagaaactaaaaaagaaagagacagaaatactgatagaaagagatagataaacgtttaagttatgttatttccggttttgctcgaaaatggctgcggttataccgatgactgcctagaggatcactatgcaTTACCACCCCTCCTGTCacggacctaagaattaaatggacagaGCATAAAGTCTCAGCATGGACGAGGGGGTTGAGCCAGTCGATCGGGAGGAGAGAAGTCGTGGTAGACGGcttgtgattggcggagtagtacgtatgcgtcgcgctttatttgaaatAGAATGCTTACAtagggtgtattaaaatatgcttatatgtataaaactatacatatatatgtatacttataTGTACTTACGCATGAGCCCCTCAATTGACGAGTGAcataagttttaccaagtcttaagagaccaaaatataatgttgcaattacgtattaacgtttcaaactcaacgacaaacttaaccataaaaaaatataaaagaggcaATGCCTCTAATCACCCCCCTTACTGACACGAGCTTAGGGCCCGCAGCtatgtgctccgtccatttaattcttaggtccatgccTCCTGTAGATGTTCCCTCTCCGCGAAATATCCCTTTCAACAAAATGTGGTCCTCCAGCTTATGATAACGTATTTTTCTTACTATTCATTAACATGTTTCTTCTAGGTTTGCGACTTGGCATGTTGCCGTCTATGATGGGAGTGatcacgaagtttcattagatCCCACCTATAAATGTGATATTGAAATTCGTAACGTTTTTATATCCCCTCCCGAAGGGTTCCGGTTGATTTTCACAAAATCATACACTGTTAAGACGATATCTGTTCTACATTATGCAATCCGTTATTTTGTATTGAGGATATTCAGGTCTAAAATAATGAAGAcactatcatttgataaaatataataaatatattttctcctatATACAGATGCGAATTTTATAATACTATTGTACAGCAAATCAatcgtataaaaaatattattcactaCCATCTTACTTGGGCAGTAGTgttaaatactttttaaattccgGGATTACGCACTCCCGTGGATTTAATGGTGTTTGTGTGGTGAGGTAATCGCTTAAATATTGTGGCACGAAGCAAAGGATGCCTTTGCTCGCCAACATTGCCCAATCAATTGGCTGACTGACTTGCCTGATGTTTAC
This window contains:
- the Eif4e4 gene encoding eukaryotic translation initiation factor 4E4 isoform X1, which encodes MLRAQSRYYTLNEVERKEQEVSNFDEFPPEVLIKHPLQHTWTLWYYEPDRNKSWEESQRKITSFDTAEDFWSLYNHIKYASELRQGCDYSMFKQEIRPMWEDEANKNGGRWLISLDKKQRSTDLDHFWLETLLCMIGEAFNGYSDDVCGAVVNVRPKTDKIGVWTANFNSVDSVMEIGRKLRERLKISSKVSIGYQIHKDIMIKAGSQTRNAYVI
- the Pcna gene encoding proliferating cell nuclear antigen, whose amino-acid sequence is MFEARLVQSAILKKVLDAIKDLLTEATFECSDSGIQVQAMDNAHVSLVSLNLRSDGFDKYRCDRNLSMGMSVACMSKILRCAGSEDTVTLRALDNPENIVFIFESPNKEKLAEYEMKLINMDQEHLGIPETSYSCIVKMPSQEFSRICRDLSQFGESITFACSKEGIKFSASGDYGQATIKLAQTADAENEDEAVVVNMQEPVKLTFSCRYLNCFIKAGPLCAQVQLSMSNDVPLVCEYKIGDIGHIRYYLAPKIDDDEEN
- the Pof gene encoding RNA binding domain-containing protein painting of fourth translates to MKRSVTEENGETKRCFVKQECINFGYEGSYPTYTSSSSSPSTVTQPLPGQPPLPPMPPPSSGVPPPPHVFGPVPSQVTPIQAWAHPPTAWQWITPQTSPLPPPTSRDMTANTYQREMPLRGNYMRRERFNHNRSNVYVQRSNFHRKNRRLAQFGQSQGQFDQAAYFGATLSSSLGLEWQRNNYTAAANDALMNHMPVPLPNHPLPPIPPGMLTNRHGEESSDQDVKIGLEEVVVKKNKQRKPMSQSYPSRPWNREDAERALKIENEYNKTVKAQSLIIKFPDPDLNKDIVREFHPGIQNIHFQSPSGPRYCFIQMAESVDIDEAIKELEKIPFGVGHLKVERKSLRDEDNPMPEEIDPYTLYIGNLPESVNVNEVKSKFPTAARVDVGYAQKMRNTRYAFIRYNSVDESISAYKQAHDLMWDTRSIIVRFRRQRGNTCLPGEPKPNVKKVKEEPNSNSQVTKEQKANNAEKKLETDVENRLQDNSNKTQNIVVSQVQEQSTQTSSTPSPAPTSIASAKSAQQQQQQPWTGQPPQIPSASEAPPPCSTERETVTETIMLTEIKEEPEDYEEMDMSCNIRSDEDIDNDVDDDDDDDDDDDDEEEEEEEDDSDDDDDNEDDYEDEDEENDDESGRLSCNDKQEGIKKNNEPSDHLDQMFSELENTAGDISF
- the Fadd gene encoding fas-associated death domain protein; amino-acid sequence: MATIVVRYTCLCEEFLSAAQACIDERILGILKEYYAHYIDSNRKLSQIKDLRALLKVLEKRDILSFCNVEPLSYISSTFLNNSDVLNKIRDYNKFHLQNTQYSPLHNMYEDKSGSSTEHGNNSKTDNKNCAPQPKVQNLKPEGQPGSRRHVTSPMTYSTQEAMLQQIVLSQISERIGRSWRDTVRFLDIPEYQIDVIQNKYPFDLKEQSYEALKLCLCKYSTDSWKLNLLHALEKARRRDLKELVEELIIRTRIE
- the Eif4e4 gene encoding eukaryotic translation initiation factor 4E4 isoform X2, with amino-acid sequence MATSNNEEIEEVERKEQEVSNFDEFPPEVLIKHPLQHTWTLWYYEPDRNKSWEESQRKITSFDTAEDFWSLYNHIKYASELRQGCDYSMFKQEIRPMWEDEANKNGGRWLISLDKKQRSTDLDHFWLETLLCMIGEAFNGYSDDVCGAVVNVRPKTDKIGVWTANFNSVDSVMEIGRKLRERLKISSKVSIGYQIHKDIMIKAGSQTRNAYVI